One window of Leptospira barantonii genomic DNA carries:
- a CDS encoding ankyrin repeat domain-containing protein: MEGEPVLIDWLKDYRDSYGSGVLSWAVKNLDRESIELLLEAGADPDETNARGETPLLTSLDQGKEDLIRIFLEAGADSGKKDFSGNTPLTKAVSTGNLEIVEMVFENENATPDLEERNGEGYSPLLLAVDLGHLSIVEYLLEQDADFLKKNSEGRTILHLTALHNDYEILDLFLEKEETKSILENRDADGNTALLLAASHDGVECLEKLLKIGADFLKVNASGKTGLEEAERQKYHHVSKILKKVLTERLFDAAEHGEDDLCKTVLRLGISPNVIDAEGNTPLHIAVVHDRISTATLLLSLNASQFLKNLEGKSPLDIAKEETKEELILLLEPEPEKD, translated from the coding sequence ATGGAAGGAGAACCAGTCCTAATCGATTGGCTGAAGGATTACCGTGACAGCTACGGTTCCGGCGTTTTATCTTGGGCGGTTAAGAATTTGGATCGGGAATCGATCGAACTTCTTCTCGAAGCCGGAGCCGATCCCGACGAAACGAACGCAAGAGGAGAAACCCCGCTCTTAACTTCTTTGGATCAGGGAAAGGAAGATTTGATTCGAATCTTTCTCGAAGCCGGAGCCGATTCCGGTAAAAAAGATTTTTCCGGGAACACACCACTTACAAAAGCGGTAAGCACCGGGAACTTGGAAATCGTGGAGATGGTTTTCGAAAACGAAAACGCAACACCCGATCTTGAGGAAAGAAACGGAGAAGGATACAGTCCTCTTCTACTCGCGGTGGATCTCGGTCATCTTTCCATCGTGGAATATCTTTTGGAACAAGACGCGGATTTTTTAAAAAAGAATTCGGAAGGAAGAACCATTCTTCACTTAACCGCTCTTCACAACGATTACGAAATCTTGGATTTGTTTTTGGAAAAAGAAGAAACCAAAAGCATTCTTGAAAATCGGGACGCGGACGGAAATACGGCTTTGTTACTCGCGGCTTCGCACGACGGCGTGGAATGTTTGGAAAAACTTTTAAAAATCGGAGCCGATTTCTTAAAAGTAAACGCTTCCGGAAAAACCGGTCTCGAAGAAGCCGAAAGACAAAAGTATCATCACGTTTCTAAAATTCTCAAAAAGGTACTCACCGAAAGACTTTTCGATGCCGCCGAACACGGCGAAGACGATTTATGCAAAACCGTTCTTCGATTGGGAATTTCGCCGAACGTGATCGATGCGGAGGGGAACACTCCTCTTCACATAGCCGTAGTTCACGATCGGATATCCACGGCCACACTGTTGTTGAGTTTAAACGCTTCCCAATTCCTAAAAAACTTGGAAGGAAAATCTCCATTAGACATCGCTAAAGAAGAAACCAAGGAAGAATTGATTCTCCTCTTGGAACCGGAACCCGAAAAGGATTAA
- a CDS encoding TIGR00730 family Rossman fold protein, with translation MNSTNPAVCVFCGSRSGTNPVYTKTAQDLGRLLVEKNFDLVFGGASCGIMGTIADAVMEKGGTVSGIIPDFLSIKEVKHDRVKDLMIVSSMHERKFRMYEKSSGFIALPGGIGTLDELVEITTWNQLKLISKPLGLLNVNGYFEFLLKQLGRMVDDGFLDPETKEGLIVSDDPEELLDLLSKRFV, from the coding sequence ATGAATTCAACCAATCCGGCAGTTTGTGTTTTTTGCGGTTCCCGTTCCGGAACCAATCCGGTTTATACCAAGACGGCTCAGGATCTGGGTCGTTTGCTCGTGGAAAAAAATTTCGACTTAGTATTCGGAGGAGCTTCCTGCGGAATTATGGGAACGATCGCCGACGCGGTGATGGAAAAAGGCGGAACCGTTTCGGGAATCATTCCCGATTTTCTTTCCATCAAGGAAGTGAAACACGATCGTGTTAAGGATCTGATGATCGTTTCTTCCATGCACGAACGAAAGTTTAGAATGTACGAAAAATCTTCGGGCTTTATCGCGTTGCCCGGAGGAATCGGAACCTTGGACGAACTCGTCGAGATCACCACTTGGAATCAATTGAAGCTGATTTCAAAACCCTTGGGTTTGCTCAACGTAAACGGTTACTTCGAATTTCTTCTAAAACAATTGGGGAGAATGGTGGACGACGGCTTTTTAGACCCGGAAACGAAAGAGGGTTTAATCGTGTCGGACGACCCGGAAGAACTACTCGATCTTCTTAGTAAAAGATTCGTTTAA
- a CDS encoding LA_2444/LA_4059 family outer membrane protein, with translation MKKQIQKTIPYLLTIFFLLFQIGVSNVFGQAKPVQPDPDVLEREANELEIKAGKAQDSVTRQRMILEVQRKRTEASELRDKLHEQELAKTPKGATFEISILFNQATWVPESLARRQNVSVNEANTFLYTSGFYQNVNTIARVGGFDAHLINNTGSFYSDPQGNTKTAYPIKFLFLTESKKFGVEGSFLDFRINPSYSSMNINPSPANLNQSYSVYGPQFRRTDIQLNLLYFFETGSGTRIGPSVGIRNLDIYSKEYGNLPGGLGFGNLEEKAGGLGPQIGFRIVKKLNNYFQFHANADYFKTLGKYHLKTNATTAYNGAQNFLVTETAGSAGENLVKRTGYQLDTGVSFSRTSWLKFTFGFQYTEMRSSVSGYNYNANLLFPDLVSTTALNTITKPVDLATTRPALQKEVIDTYYGFYLGITLTL, from the coding sequence ATGAAAAAACAAATTCAAAAAACGATTCCCTATCTTCTTACTATTTTTTTCCTTTTGTTTCAAATCGGCGTATCGAACGTGTTTGGCCAAGCGAAACCGGTTCAACCCGATCCGGACGTTTTGGAAAGAGAAGCCAACGAACTCGAAATCAAAGCGGGCAAGGCTCAGGATTCGGTTACGAGACAAAGGATGATTCTCGAAGTTCAGAGAAAAAGAACAGAGGCCTCCGAACTCAGGGACAAACTTCACGAACAGGAACTCGCCAAAACTCCGAAAGGGGCTACGTTCGAAATTTCGATTCTTTTCAACCAAGCGACTTGGGTTCCGGAATCTTTAGCGAGAAGACAAAACGTTTCCGTCAACGAGGCGAACACATTTCTTTATACGAGCGGGTTCTATCAAAACGTAAACACGATCGCAAGAGTCGGAGGATTCGACGCGCACCTCATCAACAACACGGGAAGTTTTTATTCCGATCCGCAGGGAAACACAAAGACCGCGTATCCGATCAAATTTTTATTCTTAACCGAATCCAAGAAGTTCGGAGTGGAAGGAAGTTTTCTCGATTTTAGAATCAATCCTTCGTATTCTTCCATGAACATCAATCCTTCTCCCGCAAACTTGAATCAAAGTTACAGCGTATACGGACCTCAATTTAGAAGAACGGATATCCAACTGAATCTTTTGTATTTTTTTGAAACGGGTTCGGGGACCAGAATCGGGCCTTCCGTGGGAATCAGAAACCTGGATATCTATTCCAAAGAATACGGAAACTTACCGGGCGGTTTGGGCTTCGGAAACTTGGAGGAAAAGGCCGGAGGATTAGGTCCCCAAATCGGATTTAGAATCGTAAAAAAATTGAACAACTACTTTCAATTTCATGCGAACGCCGATTACTTTAAAACATTAGGAAAATATCATCTAAAGACGAATGCGACCACGGCTTACAATGGCGCTCAAAACTTTTTAGTCACCGAAACCGCCGGCTCCGCAGGCGAGAATCTCGTGAAACGAACCGGTTACCAACTCGACACGGGAGTTTCTTTTTCAAGAACAAGCTGGTTGAAGTTCACGTTCGGTTTTCAATATACGGAAATGCGATCTTCCGTGAGCGGATATAACTACAACGCGAATCTTTTGTTTCCCGATCTCGTAAGTACGACCGCTTTGAATACGATCACAAAACCCGTGGACTTAGCGACGACGAGACCCGCCTTACAAAAGGAAGTCATCGATACTTACTACGGATTTTATCTGGGAATTACTTTAACGCTTTGA
- a CDS encoding DUF6580 family putative transport protein, whose product MVRSKSFIVLSLILIAVASRYFPHPANFSPILAISLFAGAHFASKKLSLLLPIAALFISDLILGFHDQMLPVYATTLLVVVAGWQLRTSSSVGKIALTSLGSSVAFFILTNFYVWLAGYYTYDLNGLVQCYIMAVPFFQNTLLGDMFYTTVLFGGFALIEKAGWMQLATVPVK is encoded by the coding sequence ATGGTACGTTCAAAAAGTTTTATCGTTCTTTCCCTCATTCTAATTGCGGTTGCAAGCCGTTATTTTCCGCACCCGGCTAACTTTTCGCCTATTCTTGCGATTTCTCTTTTTGCGGGAGCTCATTTCGCTTCTAAGAAACTTTCTCTGCTTCTTCCGATTGCCGCTCTGTTTATCAGCGATTTAATTCTCGGGTTCCACGATCAAATGTTGCCTGTTTACGCAACGACTCTTCTGGTTGTTGTGGCTGGATGGCAGTTAAGAACTTCTTCTTCCGTTGGAAAAATCGCGCTTACTTCTTTGGGAAGTTCCGTAGCGTTTTTTATCCTTACGAACTTTTACGTATGGCTTGCGGGATATTATACTTATGATTTGAACGGACTCGTTCAGTGTTACATCATGGCGGTCCCTTTTTTCCAGAACACACTTTTAGGCGATATGTTTTACACCACGGTTCTTTTCGGCGGATTCGCTCTGATTGAAAAAGCCGGTTGGATGCAACTCGCAACCGTTCCCGTTAAGTAA
- the mazG gene encoding nucleoside triphosphate pyrophosphohydrolase produces the protein MQAKSLTEEISKLQEVTAVLRGENGCPWDKEQDHQTLVPYLIEESQEVIEAVLKKDDELLKEELGDLLFQVVFHARIAEERKAFDLSDIAKGISDKLIFRHPHVFRPEELTLSSSQEVVENWEKIKDKEKKKPTYSSIFSNVPENFSSLLKAEKYQKKAAKVGFDWKNVEDVQGKVREEMEEFLTEFGREKADGNNQVRIEEEFGDLLFSLVNLGRHLGISAESALTRTNAKFKKRFQYIEETLQGRGKTPNDSDLEEMDSLWNEAKGLEK, from the coding sequence ATGCAGGCAAAATCACTTACCGAAGAAATCTCCAAACTCCAAGAAGTAACTGCCGTCCTCCGAGGAGAAAACGGATGCCCCTGGGACAAGGAACAGGATCATCAAACCTTGGTTCCCTATTTAATCGAAGAATCCCAAGAAGTGATCGAAGCGGTTTTAAAAAAAGACGACGAGCTTCTCAAAGAAGAATTGGGTGATCTGCTCTTTCAAGTTGTCTTTCACGCAAGAATCGCCGAAGAAAGAAAGGCATTCGACTTAAGCGACATAGCCAAAGGTATTTCGGATAAGCTGATTTTCCGACATCCCCACGTCTTCCGACCGGAAGAATTGACCCTTTCCTCCTCCCAAGAAGTCGTGGAAAATTGGGAAAAAATCAAGGATAAGGAAAAGAAGAAACCGACTTACTCGTCTATTTTCTCAAACGTTCCCGAGAATTTTTCCTCCTTACTGAAAGCGGAAAAATACCAAAAGAAAGCCGCTAAGGTCGGATTCGATTGGAAGAACGTAGAAGACGTACAAGGAAAAGTAAGAGAAGAGATGGAAGAATTCTTAACCGAATTCGGCCGTGAAAAAGCGGACGGGAACAACCAAGTAAGAATCGAGGAAGAATTCGGTGATTTACTTTTTAGCTTGGTGAACTTAGGAAGACATCTCGGAATTTCGGCCGAATCGGCTCTCACGAGAACGAACGCAAAATTTAAAAAACGATTTCAGTACATAGAAGAAACCTTACAAGGTCGGGGGAAAACTCCGAACGATTCCGACCTGGAAGAAATGGATTCTCTTTGGAACGAGGCCAAAGGGTTGGAAAAATGA
- a CDS encoding LIC_13241 domain-containing protein: protein MNGPGSFQNRIEHTEGLISFLSEEFPLELKSSGEEWPREYEMIYLKKKYKALFSIFGSFTLIPADANKVVGTSPIYYLSLDADSSQQLVWTKPDGEIVNDRPQIVNELKNHIQFFESGISQIKLRETPI, encoded by the coding sequence ATGAACGGACCCGGTTCGTTTCAAAATAGAATCGAACATACGGAAGGATTGATTTCTTTTCTTTCCGAAGAGTTTCCGTTGGAACTCAAATCAAGCGGGGAAGAATGGCCTCGCGAATATGAAATGATTTATCTGAAAAAAAAATACAAGGCCTTATTCTCCATCTTCGGTTCTTTTACGTTGATACCGGCGGATGCAAACAAGGTCGTGGGAACTTCTCCGATCTATTATCTCAGTTTAGATGCGGATTCTTCCCAACAACTCGTTTGGACCAAACCGGACGGGGAAATCGTAAACGACCGTCCTCAAATCGTGAACGAGTTAAAAAATCATATTCAATTTTTTGAATCCGGAATTTCACAAATCAAACTTAGAGAGACGCCGATTTGA
- a CDS encoding response regulator, with amino-acid sequence MKVLVLDSGATVRRIISSFFPPEDFEIVEASSAKEGLDLAFKENFDLITIGMILPDADGFTVCKIIRTSQRDNKNSICKNSKIYLITSGDIEANRVKSLEYGFDGIFPKPSGIDEFKTVIKEIIELAYVAENTNSGEAQKFGKILIVDDSELNLLLLGKILKKNCYSYQAFTEGKKALEYLQSSTETISYILTDWIMPHFSGEELVEAIRKQERFDKIPIAVITGLEENAGLNISVVQKNVHVLQKPYSERKILEYIRKA; translated from the coding sequence TTGAAAGTGCTCGTTTTGGATTCAGGCGCCACGGTAAGAAGGATCATATCCTCTTTTTTTCCGCCGGAGGATTTCGAAATCGTGGAAGCGAGTTCCGCAAAGGAAGGACTCGATCTTGCGTTTAAGGAGAATTTCGATTTAATCACGATCGGAATGATTCTACCCGACGCGGACGGGTTTACCGTTTGTAAAATCATTCGAACCAGCCAGCGGGACAACAAAAACAGTATATGCAAAAATTCTAAAATATATCTGATCACATCCGGCGACATAGAAGCCAACCGGGTCAAATCTTTAGAATACGGTTTTGACGGAATTTTTCCGAAACCGTCCGGGATCGACGAGTTCAAAACTGTCATCAAAGAAATCATAGAACTCGCATACGTTGCGGAAAATACGAACTCCGGTGAAGCGCAAAAGTTCGGAAAAATTCTGATCGTAGACGACTCCGAATTGAACTTACTTTTGCTCGGAAAAATTCTGAAAAAAAACTGCTATTCTTACCAAGCGTTTACGGAAGGAAAGAAGGCTTTAGAGTATCTTCAATCTTCGACCGAGACGATCTCTTACATTCTTACCGATTGGATCATGCCGCATTTTTCCGGAGAAGAACTCGTGGAAGCGATTCGCAAACAGGAAAGATTCGATAAAATTCCGATCGCGGTCATCACGGGTCTGGAAGAGAATGCGGGTTTGAATATTTCCGTGGTTCAGAAGAACGTGCACGTTCTGCAAAAACCGTATTCCGAAAGAAAGATTTTAGAATATATTCGAAAAGCTTAA